A portion of the Corynebacterium ammoniagenes DSM 20306 genome contains these proteins:
- a CDS encoding penicillin-binding transpeptidase domain-containing protein codes for MNKSIRVTALFSILLTIVLLINLTIVQAFSVDKYAENPKNQRNFYDMQTIARGQIFAGGTVLAQSTADEEGIYSRSYPVDSAAWGPVTGYLSTQYGASQLEASQNSILNGTDDSLVTSNFKNLITGEQPDGANVEVTIDPQLQEVAYDQLTQSGYEGAAVALQPSSGKILAMASSPSYNPNNVDEQWEQLQEQEGTPLLNHATQETLPPGSIFKIITTAAGLNNGYSPDSTLTGASEITLPNTNTQLTNYGGQVCGGSQQVSLTTAFSLSCNTAFVEMGMDVGADELRSYAEGFGIGEAADIGVETAPGNIGEMPDDAAVGQSSIGQRDVSMSALQAAGMAATVANDGVRMKPYLVNRITDSTMNDIRTTAPKEASTAVSEDVAATLTDLMYASERNTSGYNGNSYASKTGTAEHGDGLPPHVWYVAFDPERDIAVGVVVKNGGNLGESATGGQVSAPIGRAILDNYGGGQ; via the coding sequence ATGAACAAATCAATTCGCGTAACCGCGCTGTTTTCTATCCTGCTCACCATCGTCTTGCTCATTAACTTGACGATCGTGCAGGCATTTAGCGTTGATAAATACGCTGAAAATCCGAAAAACCAACGCAACTTCTATGACATGCAAACCATCGCGCGTGGACAAATCTTCGCCGGCGGGACCGTCCTGGCGCAGTCCACGGCGGATGAAGAAGGGATCTACTCGCGTTCTTACCCCGTCGATTCTGCAGCATGGGGTCCAGTGACTGGCTACCTATCCACGCAATATGGCGCTTCTCAACTGGAAGCTTCCCAAAATAGCATTCTCAATGGCACCGATGATTCACTGGTGACCTCAAATTTCAAAAATCTCATCACCGGTGAACAACCAGACGGTGCCAATGTAGAAGTCACCATTGATCCGCAGCTGCAAGAAGTTGCTTATGACCAGCTCACCCAGTCTGGTTATGAAGGCGCAGCTGTGGCTTTGCAGCCATCGTCAGGCAAGATTTTGGCAATGGCATCTAGCCCTTCTTATAACCCCAATAACGTTGATGAACAGTGGGAGCAATTACAAGAACAAGAAGGCACCCCGCTGCTCAACCACGCCACCCAGGAAACCTTGCCTCCGGGATCTATTTTCAAGATCATCACCACCGCAGCTGGTTTGAATAACGGCTACAGCCCGGATTCCACCCTGACGGGTGCATCCGAGATCACCTTGCCAAATACCAATACGCAACTGACGAACTATGGTGGACAAGTCTGTGGTGGATCCCAGCAGGTTTCTTTGACCACTGCCTTCTCCCTGTCGTGTAACACGGCGTTTGTGGAAATGGGCATGGATGTTGGCGCTGATGAATTGCGCAGCTACGCCGAAGGATTCGGCATCGGCGAAGCCGCCGATATCGGAGTAGAAACTGCCCCTGGCAACATCGGCGAAATGCCGGATGATGCCGCTGTTGGCCAATCCTCCATCGGCCAGCGCGATGTGTCGATGTCAGCACTGCAGGCAGCCGGCATGGCCGCAACCGTGGCTAATGATGGTGTGCGCATGAAGCCATACTTGGTCAACCGCATTACCGATTCCACGATGAATGACATCCGTACTACCGCGCCGAAGGAAGCATCGACAGCCGTGAGCGAAGATGTTGCTGCAACCTTGACCGATCTGATGTACGCCTCCGAGCGCAATACCAGCGGCTATAACGGAAATAGCTACGCTTCCAAGACCGGTACCGCTGAGCACGGCGATGGCTTGCCACCCCACGTGTGGTACGTAGCTTTTGATCCAGAGCGCGATATTGCCGTCGGCGTGGTGGTGAAAAACGGTGGTAACCTCGGCGAATCCGCTACCGGCGGCCAGGTTTCCGCGCCGATTGGCCGCGCAATCCTGGACAACTACGGAGGGGGTCAGTAG
- a CDS encoding adenylate kinase: MSRASTMDVYHARRIVIQGVTGAGKSTAARRWAQLKNLHVIDYDNDVLWVPAKVAPWTLYSPAQQRQRVRSQMESGTWVMAACGSKVTDIVYPQTDVIIYLDYSPVVTFGQLLRRTVQRSLLGQTCCNGNRESLRRAVLSTESIFAWWWQTWRSRRAEGRDMEADPTMPPVYRLTKPHQFADLLHYAAELEL, from the coding sequence ATGTCACGTGCTTCAACCATGGACGTTTATCACGCGCGCCGGATTGTGATCCAGGGTGTTACTGGTGCTGGGAAATCTACGGCCGCGCGCAGGTGGGCGCAGCTGAAAAATTTGCATGTCATTGACTATGACAATGACGTGTTGTGGGTACCCGCCAAGGTTGCACCGTGGACTCTGTATTCTCCTGCCCAGCAGCGTCAACGCGTGCGGAGTCAGATGGAATCTGGGACGTGGGTTATGGCTGCGTGTGGTTCCAAGGTCACCGATATTGTTTATCCTCAGACCGATGTGATTATTTACCTGGATTACTCACCGGTGGTCACTTTTGGCCAACTTCTCCGGCGCACGGTGCAGCGTTCACTGTTGGGTCAGACCTGCTGTAATGGCAATCGGGAATCGTTGCGGCGGGCAGTCCTGAGCACAGAATCGATCTTCGCGTGGTGGTGGCAGACGTGGCGCTCGCGCCGGGCGGAGGGACGCGACATGGAAGCAGATCCGACGATGCCGCCGGTGTACCGGCTGACAAAACCACATCAGTTTGCGGATCTTCTCCACTACGCTGCCGAGCTAGAACTTTGA
- a CDS encoding ATP-binding cassette domain-containing protein: MSISQTSSFSHVTFNKVSFTWPNGKKCLHDISGTFSAHLTGLIGDNGSGKSTLLNLILGKHLPSAGHIEAPSRVGYLPQDLGLKTDATIADVFGVSEILSAIESIEAGHYSEELLAVIGNDWDVEERTQPFIGALDIRRTIGTLSGGEAVSVALGAVFAQRPDLVLLDEPTNNLDSEAKDQLISMLRTSSIPAIVVSHDRDLLAHMDEIAELFNGRLRQFSGNYEDYRAAIAQEQEAAQQKVRDAKSTVKKEKQERAALQTNIARGAKQGKKNAINRKKSRIALGNDKVRAQMTAAKQTRIHEQNLAKAEESLDSAQRSVRKEAQVYIAVPPTHLAAGTKVLHLQLPANAESRSEFIMVGPEHLRIAGKNGSGKTTLINHILGADEDDGVDYVIDSVGYLRQRIEFDPQLTVMDTVAARLPALSQQELRDQLAQLLFHKDTVNQQMGQLSGGERFRVEFACNALAAPQLLILDEPTNNLDISTTQWLIDALATYNGALIVISHDDDFCNQIGIDHTITLTDAVNDDPQGGI; this comes from the coding sequence ATGTCTATTTCTCAAACTTCTTCGTTTTCACACGTCACTTTCAACAAAGTATCTTTTACCTGGCCGAATGGGAAGAAATGTCTGCACGATATTTCTGGAACATTCTCAGCTCACCTCACCGGTCTCATTGGGGATAATGGTTCGGGCAAATCCACTTTGCTCAATCTCATCTTGGGTAAGCATTTACCTTCCGCTGGCCATATTGAAGCCCCGAGCAGGGTTGGCTACCTGCCACAGGATTTGGGACTGAAGACAGATGCGACCATCGCGGATGTTTTTGGTGTCAGTGAGATCCTCTCCGCCATTGAATCCATTGAAGCTGGTCACTACAGCGAAGAGCTCCTCGCTGTCATTGGCAATGACTGGGATGTGGAGGAAAGAACCCAGCCATTTATTGGAGCACTTGATATCCGCCGCACCATTGGCACCTTGTCTGGTGGTGAAGCCGTATCCGTGGCTTTGGGAGCGGTATTTGCACAGCGCCCGGACTTGGTACTACTCGATGAGCCCACGAATAACCTAGACTCCGAGGCCAAAGACCAGCTCATCTCCATGCTGCGGACCTCGTCCATTCCGGCGATTGTGGTCAGCCACGACCGTGACTTATTAGCGCACATGGATGAAATCGCGGAGCTTTTTAATGGCCGGCTTCGCCAATTCAGCGGCAATTATGAGGACTATCGCGCGGCCATTGCCCAGGAACAAGAAGCAGCCCAGCAAAAGGTCCGGGATGCGAAATCCACCGTGAAGAAAGAAAAGCAAGAGCGCGCTGCACTGCAAACAAATATTGCTCGGGGTGCGAAGCAAGGCAAAAAGAATGCGATCAACCGGAAAAAGTCTCGCATTGCCTTGGGCAACGATAAAGTCCGTGCGCAAATGACGGCAGCTAAGCAAACAAGAATCCATGAACAAAATCTTGCGAAAGCTGAAGAAAGCCTTGATTCGGCCCAGCGTAGCGTGCGCAAAGAGGCGCAGGTGTATATCGCGGTTCCGCCCACGCACTTGGCGGCGGGAACAAAAGTTCTCCACCTGCAATTGCCTGCCAATGCGGAAAGTCGCTCGGAATTTATCATGGTGGGACCAGAGCACCTGCGTATCGCCGGTAAGAATGGTTCTGGGAAAACCACGCTGATTAATCACATACTTGGCGCTGATGAAGATGACGGGGTGGATTACGTCATTGATTCCGTTGGGTATTTGCGGCAGCGTATTGAATTTGATCCGCAGCTAACGGTCATGGACACTGTTGCGGCACGTCTGCCGGCACTTAGCCAGCAAGAACTGCGTGACCAACTAGCTCAGCTGCTCTTTCACAAAGACACGGTTAACCAACAGATGGGCCAGCTCTCCGGCGGGGAACGCTTCCGAGTCGAGTTTGCCTGCAATGCACTGGCGGCGCCGCAACTTTTGATTCTGGATGAGCCCACCAACAACTTGGACATCTCCACCACGCAATGGCTTATCGATGCCCTAGCCACCTACAACGGAGCGCTGATTGTCATTAGCCACGATGATGATTTCTGCAATCAGATCGGCATCGATCACACAATCACGCTGACTGATGCCGTCAATGATGATCCACAAGGAGGAATTTAA
- a CDS encoding PP2C family protein-serine/threonine phosphatase: MLKLNFAAASDRGLVRGNNEDSAYAGPYLLALADGMGGHAAGEVASQLMITHLMGLDKFPGDNDMLALLGTVSTEANWSISEHIKKNPETDGMGTTLTSMMFNGSQFAVCHAGDSRGYLLRDKKLQQVTKDDTYVQSLVDEGKLDPEDVTSHPQKSLILKAYNGRDVQPTLFLFDAQPGDRILLCSDGLSDPVTASTIESALLTGSLEEVATRLVELALRSGGPDNVTIVLADVVEATEDEAAAAQVSNIAGANDADTAQFAAAQDEAKDEAQNEKSPVINPEAIMVGAIAGEVPEPTHPDSAASRAAALNRRPQVIEPYTGPTTAKGAPRTTVSPTGGHPTNPVDDADTEGTAGTGDSAGADSSDEEPRRRRKFFGWPLIVSIVVIIAIVAGVWMVGKNYLSNNYYVAVETADDADQDIRIMQGIDMEVFNNGLNQPYQVACLREEGALQLAATSCPSGTQAFSLDDLPPSERSAVGNLQSGSYDEVQSQLTQLSERALPKCRESTTDKDKFRSNPGVDCREVN; the protein is encoded by the coding sequence ATGCTGAAGCTTAATTTCGCCGCCGCCTCCGACCGCGGTTTGGTCCGTGGAAATAATGAAGACTCGGCGTATGCAGGTCCGTATCTTCTGGCATTGGCTGATGGTATGGGTGGGCATGCCGCTGGTGAGGTTGCCTCCCAGTTGATGATTACGCACCTGATGGGTTTGGATAAATTCCCAGGTGACAACGATATGTTGGCCCTTTTGGGCACCGTGTCCACCGAAGCTAATTGGTCGATCTCGGAGCATATTAAGAAAAACCCTGAGACCGATGGCATGGGCACGACGTTGACATCGATGATGTTCAACGGCTCCCAGTTCGCGGTGTGTCACGCGGGTGATTCCCGTGGTTATTTGCTGCGCGATAAGAAGTTGCAGCAGGTCACCAAGGATGACACCTACGTGCAATCGCTTGTCGATGAAGGCAAGTTAGACCCCGAAGACGTCACCTCGCACCCGCAAAAGTCTTTGATTTTGAAGGCTTATAACGGCCGCGACGTACAACCAACGCTGTTTCTATTTGATGCGCAACCAGGTGACCGCATCTTGTTGTGCTCCGATGGTTTATCCGATCCAGTCACAGCATCTACCATTGAGAGCGCGCTTTTGACCGGTTCCTTAGAAGAAGTAGCTACGCGCTTAGTGGAACTCGCGCTGCGTTCTGGTGGACCTGACAATGTCACCATTGTCTTAGCTGATGTGGTTGAAGCCACCGAGGACGAGGCTGCGGCAGCACAAGTTAGTAATATCGCTGGCGCTAACGATGCCGACACGGCGCAATTTGCTGCCGCACAGGATGAGGCCAAGGACGAGGCACAGAACGAGAAGTCACCTGTCATTAACCCCGAAGCCATTATGGTCGGCGCGATTGCTGGTGAAGTACCAGAGCCTACGCACCCGGATTCTGCTGCATCAAGGGCCGCGGCTTTAAACCGTCGCCCGCAGGTCATTGAGCCCTACACTGGCCCCACCACCGCTAAAGGTGCTCCACGGACAACCGTGTCTCCAACCGGAGGTCATCCCACTAATCCCGTAGATGACGCGGATACTGAGGGTACAGCCGGTACGGGAGATTCGGCTGGTGCCGATTCAAGCGATGAGGAGCCTCGCAGACGCCGCAAGTTCTTTGGTTGGCCGTTGATTGTCTCCATCGTTGTCATCATCGCGATTGTGGCTGGTGTGTGGATGGTCGGCAAAAACTACCTGAGCAATAACTACTACGTCGCCGTCGAGACCGCAGACGACGCAGACCAAGACATCCGCATCATGCAAGGCATTGACATGGAAGTCTTTAATAACGGGCTCAACCAGCCTTATCAGGTGGCGTGTCTGCGAGAAGAAGGCGCGTTACAGCTCGCGGCAACCTCGTGCCCGTCGGGCACGCAGGCTTTTTCTCTCGATGATTTACCGCCATCAGAGCGCAGCGCTGTAGGAAACCTGCAATCAGGTTCTTATGACGAGGTGCAATCTCAATTAACGCAACTATCCGAGCGTGCACTGCCCAAATGCCGCGAATCTACAACCGACAAGGACAAGTTCCGGTCGAACCCGGGTGTTGACTGCCGGGAGGTGAACTAA
- a CDS encoding FtsW/RodA/SpoVE family cell cycle protein, whose product MLKEFHSRWTELSLLIMAAAVFTITLVSLEVSQGNPLSTEILWIIGGFLGVLVVAHIVLCFLAPHSDQLMLPIVAVLNGIGLLMLARIDIAQDLNLASRQVMWTVVGLILFAAVLAIVRDHKVFTRYSYILGVLGIVLLALPLVWPQPPGAEARIWIWLGPFSIQPGEFSKILLLLFFAMLLVQKRSLFTVAGYRFLGLSLPRLRDLAPILIVWAIAIVIMAISNDFGPALLLFSTVLGMLYMATGRVSWLVIGVILVAVGATGIWMVSDKIQDRFSNFLDPLANYDNTGYQLSQALFGMSSGGITGSGLGNGYPELVPVAHSDFILAAIGEEFGLIGLSAVLVLFALLVSRGFNSAMKVRDSYGKLVAGGLSLTIAIQIFVVTGGISALLPMTGLTTPFISAGGSALMANYILLAILLRISNTARRPQADIAASTDNADVAEVRS is encoded by the coding sequence ATGCTCAAAGAGTTTCACAGTCGTTGGACTGAGCTCTCCCTGCTGATTATGGCTGCGGCTGTATTCACCATCACGTTGGTGAGCTTGGAAGTATCCCAGGGCAACCCGCTGTCCACGGAAATCTTGTGGATCATCGGCGGGTTCTTAGGCGTGCTCGTTGTCGCGCACATTGTGTTGTGCTTTTTAGCGCCGCATTCTGATCAGCTAATGCTGCCTATCGTGGCGGTGCTCAACGGTATTGGCCTGCTCATGCTGGCACGTATCGATATTGCCCAAGATTTAAACCTGGCATCACGGCAGGTCATGTGGACCGTCGTGGGGCTTATTTTATTCGCTGCCGTTCTGGCCATTGTGCGCGACCACAAGGTCTTCACCCGCTATTCCTATATCCTTGGCGTGCTCGGAATCGTCCTTCTCGCTTTGCCGTTGGTGTGGCCACAGCCACCGGGTGCCGAGGCTCGCATCTGGATCTGGTTAGGACCATTTTCTATCCAGCCCGGTGAGTTCTCCAAGATCTTGCTGCTGCTGTTTTTCGCCATGCTGCTGGTACAAAAGCGCTCGTTGTTCACCGTGGCCGGCTACCGCTTCTTAGGTCTATCCCTGCCGCGCTTGCGCGACTTGGCCCCAATTCTCATCGTGTGGGCTATCGCCATTGTCATCATGGCTATCTCCAATGACTTTGGTCCCGCCCTGCTGCTATTTTCCACAGTGCTGGGCATGCTGTACATGGCTACCGGGCGCGTGTCTTGGTTGGTCATCGGCGTCATTCTCGTCGCCGTTGGTGCTACCGGAATCTGGATGGTCTCTGACAAAATCCAAGATCGTTTCTCCAATTTCTTGGATCCATTGGCAAACTATGACAACACCGGCTACCAGCTTTCCCAGGCGCTCTTTGGCATGTCCTCGGGTGGTATCACCGGATCCGGCCTCGGCAATGGCTACCCAGAACTGGTACCCGTGGCGCATTCGGACTTTATTCTCGCTGCCATCGGTGAGGAGTTCGGTTTGATTGGCCTATCCGCAGTCCTGGTTCTTTTTGCACTGCTGGTCTCGCGTGGGTTTAATTCCGCGATGAAGGTTCGTGATTCCTACGGCAAGCTCGTTGCCGGTGGGTTGTCATTGACCATTGCTATTCAGATCTTCGTCGTCACCGGCGGTATTTCCGCCCTGCTGCCGATGACAGGTCTGACCACTCCATTTATTTCCGCCGGTGGTTCGGCACTGATGGCAAACTATATTCTTTTGGCCATCTTGCTGCGTATTTCTAATACCGCCCGTCGCCCCCAGGCCGACATTGCTGCGTCCACTGATAACGCTGACGTGGCGGAGGTTCGCTCATGA
- a CDS encoding VOC family protein produces MTIKATTYVGFRGNAREALHFYREVFGGEFQIMDWPDNEEKLVMHGHLTTAAGWDLMCADNPEMGAEDSAAQRMNIVVWGDDVETMKSQFEALSAGGEVQMPLVEQQWGDMFGGLKDKFGVDWGFNVSTSPIE; encoded by the coding sequence ATGACGATTAAAGCAACCACTTATGTAGGTTTTCGGGGCAATGCCCGGGAAGCTCTCCACTTTTACCGCGAGGTCTTTGGCGGCGAGTTTCAGATTATGGATTGGCCCGATAATGAAGAAAAGCTCGTCATGCATGGTCACCTCACCACGGCAGCTGGTTGGGATCTCATGTGCGCGGATAATCCCGAGATGGGTGCGGAAGACTCGGCAGCACAACGCATGAATATCGTGGTCTGGGGCGACGACGTGGAAACCATGAAGTCTCAATTCGAGGCCCTCTCCGCCGGCGGCGAGGTACAGATGCCCTTGGTTGAGCAGCAATGGGGCGATATGTTCGGCGGCCTGAAAGATAAGTTCGGCGTGGATTGGGGTTTTAACGTCAGCACTTCCCCCATCGAGTAA
- a CDS encoding DUF3662 and FHA domain-containing protein, with protein MELLEKLARLDSAMQRGLDNGMAFVFGGKVVPAEIEELLKQEALDNVQRGDDELLYCPNVYSVGVSSKDVEHLSRNRSTPAGLADQISRFIRNNGWQLAGPVVVRIGEESSLRTGQLRVSSFIDKEPDADTGYDAIFHDANEDEDAQSSSAQAQENSMTTPDSNYPAEEAATTSFVRQEASEEQAATHGPAVNLLLQDGSSRTYHVQEGSNIIGRSNDAHLRLPDTGVSRQHAEITWDGQDAVLADLQSTNGTTVNETPIENWLLADGDIITMGHSQIEVRITGLDD; from the coding sequence ATGGAACTTTTAGAAAAACTAGCTCGTTTAGATTCCGCCATGCAGCGGGGCCTCGATAACGGGATGGCATTTGTCTTTGGTGGCAAAGTTGTTCCCGCAGAAATTGAAGAACTGCTCAAACAAGAAGCGCTGGACAATGTCCAGCGTGGAGATGATGAGCTGCTGTACTGCCCCAACGTCTACTCAGTCGGCGTGAGCTCCAAAGATGTAGAACATCTGTCACGCAATCGCTCAACCCCGGCTGGCCTGGCTGATCAAATCTCCCGGTTCATCCGCAACAATGGCTGGCAACTAGCCGGTCCCGTTGTGGTTCGCATCGGTGAGGAATCATCACTGCGCACAGGCCAGCTTCGTGTTTCCTCCTTTATTGATAAGGAACCCGACGCAGACACCGGCTATGACGCGATTTTTCACGACGCCAACGAGGATGAGGATGCGCAATCTTCGTCCGCACAAGCTCAGGAGAATTCCATGACTACCCCAGATTCCAATTATCCGGCTGAGGAAGCAGCAACTACCTCATTCGTACGCCAGGAAGCCTCTGAAGAACAAGCAGCCACCCACGGCCCAGCTGTTAACTTGCTGCTGCAAGACGGATCCTCACGCACCTATCACGTGCAGGAAGGTTCCAATATCATCGGACGCAGCAATGATGCACACCTGCGTTTGCCTGATACTGGTGTATCGCGCCAGCACGCCGAAATTACCTGGGATGGCCAGGATGCAGTGCTTGCAGACTTGCAGTCGACGAATGGCACCACGGTCAACGAGACGCCGATTGAAAATTGGCTGCTCGCTGACGGTGACATCATTACAATGGGCCACTCGCAGATTGAGGTTCGCATCACTGGTTTAGATGACTAG
- a CDS encoding histidine kinase: protein MDLREKMPKLVPPISLWIGIFGVIAFAINFYVTPEAFMRPWIVVATALTIFLMFLVAWFPRLAWLGCLVLYGYMMAQPEIGVPALILMTPIIGTVVAYRGYIVAAVVGTLFLWYVGSVDVFYGRYLPVDWLAFALSGLILCLPVAIGYSLYRSGWQQKQLKKQWDTDVKTRRETLGRILHDSVASSLTSLIMRLEAMSMQKSLDDETRQEMVDLAEQARLSMKEVRELLHTLSTDDSPRPHEPAPSVVAQVQLMAGALKEHGFTVKISGNISDLRLTADDLVVLQEVLRELSTNIVKYAEPASTVVINFADTSASVMLKISNVPSTGQHRTLLTSGMGIPALSQVMESMGGSLAIVSSLEQWTTELDIPRECGE from the coding sequence ATGGATTTACGCGAGAAAATGCCGAAGCTGGTTCCACCCATATCGCTGTGGATTGGAATCTTTGGTGTCATTGCGTTCGCCATCAATTTCTACGTCACGCCTGAGGCGTTCATGCGGCCGTGGATTGTGGTGGCCACCGCCCTGACCATTTTCTTAATGTTCCTCGTGGCCTGGTTTCCGCGTTTGGCCTGGCTGGGATGTTTAGTTTTATACGGTTATATGATGGCGCAGCCGGAAATTGGGGTCCCAGCATTAATACTCATGACGCCGATTATCGGCACGGTGGTGGCTTACCGCGGCTATATTGTCGCCGCTGTCGTAGGAACACTATTTCTGTGGTACGTCGGCTCGGTTGATGTATTTTATGGACGCTACCTTCCCGTCGATTGGCTGGCCTTCGCGCTTTCCGGTTTAATTCTGTGCCTTCCCGTTGCCATTGGGTATTCCTTGTATCGTTCCGGTTGGCAGCAAAAGCAGTTGAAAAAGCAGTGGGATACTGATGTGAAAACGCGTCGGGAAACCCTGGGACGAATTTTGCATGATTCCGTTGCCTCCTCGCTGACCTCATTGATTATGCGCTTGGAGGCCATGAGCATGCAGAAAAGCTTGGATGATGAAACCAGGCAAGAGATGGTGGACTTAGCGGAGCAGGCTCGCTTGTCGATGAAAGAAGTCCGCGAATTACTACACACCCTCAGTACCGACGACAGTCCACGTCCACACGAACCGGCACCGTCGGTGGTAGCGCAAGTGCAGCTGATGGCAGGAGCGTTAAAAGAGCACGGTTTTACGGTGAAGATCTCCGGCAATATCTCGGATCTGCGGCTGACAGCCGATGATTTGGTGGTTCTGCAAGAAGTGCTGCGGGAATTGTCGACCAATATTGTGAAATACGCCGAACCCGCGTCCACGGTAGTCATCAACTTCGCGGATACGAGTGCTTCGGTCATGTTGAAGATTTCTAATGTCCCCAGCACCGGGCAGCACAGGACCTTGCTGACATCCGGAATGGGGATACCCGCGCTGTCGCAAGTGATGGAAAGCATGGGAGGCAGCCTCGCCATCGTCAGCAGCTTAGAGCAATGGACAACGGAGCTGGACATTCCGCGAGAGTGCGGCGAGTAA
- a CDS encoding response regulator gives MSTKSSSTIWVMVVDDDPTVLSSLRTYFSSTRDIRVLAEARNGVDALEQLRHVDVDIVLADIHMPEMDGVTLLHEIRALDNPPFFVAITALDTDETMLEVLAGGGAGYIVKSSRPQTIIAAIRDAVAGGTTVSPHALKRLVGHLPGDKLPAQRDSRDSVLTESRITKTEKKVLKHLCDGKSNAEISEALNLSESTVKKQVSNLIGEFGVNSRLQLAVSVIRSGYLDA, from the coding sequence ATGAGTACAAAAAGCTCCTCCACCATCTGGGTGATGGTCGTTGACGATGATCCGACGGTTCTGTCCTCTTTAAGAACCTATTTTTCCTCCACCCGCGATATTCGGGTGTTGGCAGAAGCACGCAATGGAGTAGATGCCTTAGAGCAGCTGCGCCACGTCGATGTGGACATCGTGCTGGCAGATATTCACATGCCAGAAATGGATGGAGTGACGTTGCTGCATGAGATCCGTGCGCTGGATAACCCACCGTTTTTCGTCGCTATTACCGCGCTCGATACCGATGAAACCATGCTGGAGGTTCTAGCAGGTGGGGGAGCGGGCTACATCGTAAAAAGCTCCCGTCCGCAGACAATTATCGCTGCGATACGCGACGCCGTGGCCGGCGGAACCACGGTGTCACCGCATGCTTTGAAACGCCTCGTTGGCCACCTTCCCGGCGACAAGCTACCGGCGCAGCGCGACTCTCGGGACTCCGTGCTTACAGAAAGCAGAATAACCAAGACGGAGAAGAAGGTCTTGAAGCACCTGTGCGATGGAAAATCGAATGCTGAGATTTCTGAGGCCTTAAACCTGTCCGAATCAACGGTGAAAAAGCAGGTCTCCAACCTCATTGGCGAATTTGGAGTCAATTCTCGGCTGCAATTGGCGGTTTCCGTGATCCGCTCTGGTTATCTTGATGCCTAA
- a CDS encoding CHY zinc finger protein — protein sequence MPTIYGHTTDDAGRCVHYHSDVDVIANKCAECDTYWACYQCHQEATDHGFGAMDLESNAVMCGQCRHEMNFEEYAGSTNGCPQCGQPFNPGCALHRHIYFQLQ from the coding sequence ATGCCCACAATTTACGGTCACACCACAGATGACGCGGGTCGCTGCGTGCACTATCACTCAGACGTAGATGTCATTGCCAATAAATGCGCTGAGTGCGATACATATTGGGCCTGCTATCAGTGCCACCAAGAAGCCACTGACCATGGCTTTGGGGCGATGGACCTGGAATCCAATGCCGTGATGTGCGGTCAGTGTCGCCATGAGATGAACTTTGAAGAATATGCGGGAAGCACAAATGGCTGCCCACAATGTGGACAGCCATTTAATCCGGGGTGTGCGTTACACCGCCATATTTATTTCCAGCTTCAGTAG
- a CDS encoding FHA domain-containing protein FhaB/FipA: MDSVIMSGLRIGLLILLWLFILVALNAMRRDANKAAGSYQALKAEPAAAPRVKGRASAPREVKIIDGPLAGSHMALSGLEDFTLGRAQDCDFVLGDDYASSRHARLFRRGSQWFVEDLESRNGTFISGNRIDQPEQVGVNTDIKMGRSTLRLVA; the protein is encoded by the coding sequence ATGGATTCAGTCATTATGTCCGGACTGAGAATCGGACTGCTGATTCTCCTGTGGCTGTTTATTCTGGTGGCCCTAAACGCAATGCGCCGCGACGCTAATAAAGCTGCCGGGTCGTATCAAGCGCTAAAGGCAGAACCGGCTGCTGCCCCGCGCGTCAAAGGGCGCGCTTCTGCGCCGCGCGAAGTAAAAATTATTGATGGCCCGCTGGCGGGCTCCCACATGGCTTTGTCCGGGCTGGAAGATTTCACCTTGGGCCGTGCCCAAGACTGCGATTTTGTCTTAGGCGATGACTACGCCTCCTCACGTCACGCCCGGCTTTTCCGTCGCGGCAGCCAGTGGTTTGTCGAGGATCTTGAATCCCGCAACGGCACATTTATCTCCGGCAACCGCATTGACCAGCCTGAACAGGTAGGTGTGAACACCGATATCAAGATGGGTCGCTCTACCTTAAGGCTGGTGGCGTAG